One genomic segment of Rubripirellula amarantea includes these proteins:
- a CDS encoding glycosyltransferase family 9 protein: protein MPENAQPRVLISRMSAIGDCILTLPVACAIRDAFPHAYIGWVVEKKAAPMVRGHQALNAVIELDRGWFTSAKGIRTARAALRSHCFEFSIDCQGLTKSALAGRLSGAKTRVGFKGRHGGEISSLLNNTKISPVFKHVTDRSLELLIPLGVHSPKVKWKLPLSATSRHWATRWRRTINTSKLAVLNPGATWESKMWEADRFAATARYLRDQYGYHSIAVWGTDEERRMAEKMVALSDDSMSLAPDTDLHHLGALIESADLFISGDTGPLHMAVAVGTATIGLYGSTRPGDSGPYGQIAIQKEYQRGSRKQRRKADNSAMRKITVDHVCQKIDEIESRRRLNNAA, encoded by the coding sequence ATGCCAGAAAATGCTCAACCCCGTGTGCTAATTTCTCGGATGAGCGCGATCGGCGACTGCATTTTGACGCTGCCGGTTGCCTGTGCGATCCGGGACGCGTTTCCCCACGCTTACATTGGTTGGGTCGTCGAAAAGAAGGCGGCCCCGATGGTCCGCGGCCACCAGGCACTCAATGCGGTAATCGAACTTGACCGTGGATGGTTCACGTCGGCCAAAGGGATTCGAACCGCTCGCGCAGCCCTGCGAAGTCACTGTTTCGAATTTTCGATCGATTGCCAAGGTCTTACCAAATCAGCACTTGCGGGACGATTGTCCGGAGCGAAAACGCGCGTCGGTTTTAAAGGACGCCATGGCGGTGAAATATCAAGCCTGCTCAACAACACAAAAATTTCGCCCGTCTTCAAACATGTCACCGATCGCTCACTGGAACTACTGATTCCACTCGGTGTGCACTCGCCCAAAGTGAAATGGAAACTGCCGCTCAGCGCGACGTCACGCCACTGGGCTACTCGTTGGCGTCGAACCATCAACACATCCAAGTTGGCCGTTCTTAATCCTGGTGCAACGTGGGAATCGAAAATGTGGGAAGCTGATCGCTTCGCCGCCACCGCACGATACCTGCGTGACCAATACGGATATCACAGCATTGCCGTTTGGGGCACCGACGAAGAGCGACGCATGGCCGAGAAAATGGTTGCCTTGTCGGATGACTCCATGAGTCTTGCACCGGACACCGACTTGCACCACTTGGGCGCACTGATTGAATCAGCAGACTTGTTCATCAGTGGTGACACAGGCCCATTGCACATGGCGGTGGCCGTTGGCACCGCTACGATTGGACTCTACGGATCGACTCGGCCAGGGGATTCCGGTCCTTATGGACAAATCGCGATCCAAAAAGAATATCAACGGGGTTCGCGCAAGCAGCGTCGCAAAGCAGACAATTCCGCGATGAGAAAAATTACAGTCGATCACGTTTGCCAGAAGATCGATGAGATCGAAAGCCGACGTCGTCTCAATAACGCAGCCTAG
- a CDS encoding oxidoreductase has translation MVYPRVASFKSHEDFIAHLRTQGLDLPCDKVVETGDSSTLGQSIPIEGSSIGNRFCILPMEGWDGTTDGKPTELTVRRWRNFGISGAKLIWGGEAAAVRHDGRANPNQLIVNDANASEIEGLRKELVHAHHEKFGRTDDLLVGLQLTHSGRWARPNDKSKLEPRTAQRNRLLDKRQGIRDDSAMLTDNELSVLVDDFVRAARIAESCGFEFVDVKHCHGYLGHELLSGVDRPGKYGGSFENRTRFLRDIVAGIRAEAPTLGLGVRVSIFDYVPYVSGADNIGQPDDGDPRLTFGGDGSGQGINLDEPMELMRLMEQLGIKLVCTTAGSPYYNPHIQRPAYFPPSDGYGAPEDPLVGVDRQIQATAQLKRAFPNLIFVGSGYTYLQEWLPGVGQAVVKAGMVDSIGLGRMVLSYPELPADVIAGTTMPRKKVCRTFSDCTTAPRKGMVSGCYPLDPYYKARPEREMLKQLKA, from the coding sequence ATGGTTTACCCTCGCGTTGCCAGCTTCAAGTCACACGAAGACTTCATCGCCCACCTCCGAACCCAGGGTTTAGACTTGCCGTGCGACAAAGTCGTTGAAACAGGCGATTCCTCGACTCTGGGGCAATCCATTCCTATCGAAGGTTCGTCGATCGGAAATCGGTTTTGCATCTTACCGATGGAAGGCTGGGATGGCACCACAGATGGCAAACCGACCGAGCTCACAGTCCGCCGCTGGCGAAACTTTGGCATCAGCGGCGCCAAGCTGATCTGGGGTGGTGAGGCTGCGGCTGTTCGACACGATGGCCGAGCAAACCCTAATCAGCTAATTGTTAACGATGCGAATGCGTCAGAGATCGAAGGCTTACGCAAGGAGCTCGTCCACGCTCACCACGAAAAGTTCGGCCGAACCGATGACCTTTTGGTCGGTTTGCAACTAACTCACTCTGGTCGCTGGGCTCGCCCCAACGACAAATCCAAGCTCGAGCCACGTACCGCACAGAGAAACCGCTTGCTTGATAAGCGGCAAGGCATTCGCGACGATTCAGCGATGTTAACCGACAACGAGCTATCTGTTCTGGTCGATGATTTTGTTCGCGCTGCCAGGATCGCAGAATCGTGTGGCTTCGAGTTTGTCGACGTTAAGCATTGCCATGGGTACCTTGGTCACGAATTGCTTTCCGGTGTTGATCGCCCCGGGAAGTATGGCGGCAGTTTTGAAAACCGCACACGATTCCTTCGTGACATTGTTGCCGGGATTCGGGCCGAAGCACCGACGCTTGGTCTAGGAGTACGCGTTAGCATTTTTGATTATGTTCCCTACGTGAGCGGTGCTGACAACATTGGTCAGCCGGACGATGGCGACCCAAGATTGACGTTTGGGGGCGACGGTAGCGGCCAGGGCATCAACCTCGATGAACCGATGGAGCTGATGCGGTTGATGGAGCAACTTGGAATCAAGCTTGTCTGCACCACCGCGGGTAGCCCTTACTACAACCCACACATTCAACGCCCCGCATACTTTCCGCCCAGCGATGGTTACGGAGCACCGGAAGACCCATTGGTCGGGGTCGATCGCCAGATCCAAGCCACCGCTCAACTCAAACGTGCGTTTCCGAATCTGATTTTTGTTGGTTCAGGCTACACGTACCTTCAAGAATGGCTGCCCGGCGTCGGTCAAGCAGTCGTAAAAGCGGGCATGGTCGACTCGATAGGCTTGGGACGAATGGTATTGTCGTATCCCGAGTTGCCAGCCGACGTGATCGCGGGAACGACCATGCCGCGCAAAAAGGTATGTCGGACGTTCAGTGATTGTACGACTGCACCGCGCAAAGGCATGGTCAGCGGCTGCTATCCTTTGGATCCATACTACAAAGCACGCCCAGAACGCGAGATGCTCAAGCAATTGAAGGCGTGA
- a CDS encoding 3-keto-disaccharide hydrolase, with protein MGQNANATKQSRIEKRAQSITTKVAAEVDLTDEQQQQLKSALQAKFEHNSSNLNDKMSDDDKQELWRAGNRIQQELLAEHFEPSEVKQINKAVRAIAKAGQLFNGRDLDGWEQVNGTATYEVVDGAIVGTTVAGSPNSFLATKKSYANFDLQFQVFLVDNELNSGVQFRSAQHDEQSLASVDKKHPVGRVYGYQCEIEASADGDMDPEHYGDAGYIYDEARRGWLIDDETRLTASTRGAFKNQEWNRMRIRCEGDHIQTWINGQKITDFHDDMTASGFIALQVHGIGKKDAKWQVKWRNITINELP; from the coding sequence GTGGGTCAGAACGCAAACGCAACCAAGCAAAGTCGAATCGAAAAGCGTGCCCAATCAATCACGACGAAGGTCGCTGCGGAGGTTGATTTGACAGACGAGCAACAACAACAGTTGAAGTCGGCGCTACAGGCAAAGTTCGAGCACAACTCCTCGAACCTCAACGACAAAATGTCGGACGATGACAAGCAAGAGTTATGGCGAGCAGGAAATAGGATTCAGCAGGAGTTGCTTGCTGAACACTTTGAACCAAGCGAGGTCAAACAAATCAACAAAGCCGTTCGTGCGATCGCGAAAGCCGGACAGCTATTCAACGGCCGAGATCTCGACGGATGGGAGCAAGTCAATGGAACGGCAACTTACGAAGTGGTAGACGGCGCGATCGTGGGCACAACGGTTGCGGGAAGCCCCAACTCGTTCTTGGCAACCAAGAAGTCCTATGCCAACTTTGACCTGCAATTCCAAGTCTTCCTGGTCGACAACGAACTCAACAGCGGCGTCCAGTTTCGATCTGCTCAACACGACGAGCAATCTCTTGCATCGGTAGACAAGAAGCATCCGGTCGGTCGAGTTTATGGATACCAGTGTGAGATCGAAGCGTCCGCTGATGGCGACATGGATCCAGAGCACTACGGTGACGCGGGATACATTTATGACGAAGCTCGTCGCGGTTGGTTGATTGACGATGAAACTCGTTTGACAGCCAGCACTCGCGGTGCATTCAAAAACCAAGAATGGAATCGAATGCGTATTCGTTGCGAAGGCGACCATATACAAACTTGGATTAACGGCCAAAAGATTACCGATTTCCATGACGACATGACGGCGTCAGGCTTCATTGCATTGCAAGTCCATGGGATCGGAAAGAAGGACGCCAAGTGGCAAGTCAAATGGCGTAACATCACCATTAACGAACTGCCGTAA
- a CDS encoding sigma-70 family RNA polymerase sigma factor, translating into MTQIDTTAPSEEAELREAVSKARKRAPSSSGSAQSPLETYLREINETALLSAQDEQDLAGRIAQGDVMARDRMVRANLRLVVNIARGYTGKGLGLQDLIEEGNLGLLRAVEGFDPSVGTRFSTYASYWIKQSIKRALINSAKTIRIPAYMVELLSKWRRATARLSEELGRTPTNEEVARLLGLPKKKLPIIRKAIRINNSTPQSDQTDSGWSLGEMVMDERQKAPDDEMLDHDILRHAMELLGDLEEREANVLRLRFGLGGSEPKTLKEIGAELGLTRERVRQIETEALRRLADGLTDPRDRF; encoded by the coding sequence ATGACTCAAATCGATACGACGGCACCATCCGAAGAAGCCGAACTTCGAGAAGCCGTGTCTAAAGCACGCAAACGCGCCCCTTCAAGCAGCGGATCTGCACAATCGCCGCTTGAAACCTACCTTCGAGAAATTAACGAAACCGCACTCTTGAGCGCCCAGGACGAGCAAGACCTCGCCGGTCGAATTGCTCAGGGTGATGTGATGGCTCGCGACCGTATGGTTCGCGCTAACTTGCGGCTCGTTGTCAACATTGCCCGAGGTTACACCGGCAAAGGCCTCGGGCTTCAAGACTTGATCGAAGAGGGTAACCTCGGACTGCTTCGGGCCGTTGAGGGCTTTGATCCATCGGTGGGAACTCGATTCAGCACGTATGCGAGTTACTGGATCAAGCAGTCCATCAAGCGTGCGTTGATCAACAGCGCCAAGACCATCCGCATTCCTGCCTACATGGTGGAACTGCTCAGCAAATGGCGGCGTGCGACAGCCCGCTTGAGCGAAGAGCTCGGACGCACTCCCACCAATGAAGAAGTGGCCCGTTTGCTAGGGTTGCCGAAGAAGAAGCTGCCGATCATCCGCAAGGCCATTCGCATCAACAACAGCACCCCTCAGAGCGATCAAACCGACTCGGGGTGGTCACTCGGCGAAATGGTGATGGATGAGCGGCAAAAAGCGCCTGACGATGAAATGCTCGATCACGACATTCTGCGTCATGCGATGGAGTTGCTCGGCGATCTCGAAGAGCGAGAAGCAAACGTGTTGCGTCTACGATTTGGTCTCGGCGGAAGTGAACCGAAAACTCTCAAAGAGATCGGTGCAGAACTTGGCTTGACCCGCGAGCGAGTGCGGCAGATTGAAACGGAAGCCTTGCGTCGCCTAGCCGATGGTTTGACCGACCCTCGTGATCGATTCTAA
- a CDS encoding S46 family peptidase, producing MFTTSALAPAKFVLGDEGMYLFNDLPTGLLKERHGFEPTAAWADHLRLSSVRFNSGGSGSFVSSDGLVLTNHHVASDTLHKLSSPERNLIDDGFLAKTNEEELAAPDLELNQLVSIEDVTGRVNEAVDDDASTEDAAAERRAIIARIEKESLDQTGLRSDVITLFGGAQYHLYRYKKYTDVRLVWAPETAAAFFGGDADNFEYPRYNLDATIMRVYEDGKPAKLEHFLKWSEVPLSEDELVFVSGNPGRTQRIYTVEALKFLRDDRIPYVLDFLRRKEILMQQFGLEGTEQARRARDELFGIQNARKAYTGMLGGLQNPQTIATKSTQQAELLRMINNDASLKPLAKAWDEIASLQAEKRDMLRRGVTLRSTLFSYALEIVLLAAEDQKPDEKRLRGYTDAARESLLQELYSTAPVYTDLEQVKLADELSLLIENRGAEDELVLKVLDGKGPRERAAELIAGTSLVDVDARKSLVEGGSDAVDASDDAMIELAKTLEAEYRSVRETNEQIEERERQAYAKITEAVTKIKGTGGYPDATFTLRLAFGTVKGYSEDGEFIAPFTNFAGAYQHANDHAGQDDFDLPESWMEHEADVDGDVQLNFVCTADIIGGNSGSPVVNRAGELVGLIFDGNIQSLTSDYIYSDEQGRAVSVSGVGILEALRSIYDAKALAAQIGK from the coding sequence ATGTTCACCACCTCTGCGCTCGCTCCAGCAAAATTTGTCCTAGGTGATGAGGGCATGTATCTTTTCAACGATCTTCCTACCGGTCTGCTGAAGGAAAGGCATGGGTTTGAGCCGACGGCTGCATGGGCGGATCATTTGCGGTTGTCGTCGGTGCGTTTCAATAGCGGCGGGTCGGGCTCGTTCGTTTCATCCGATGGTTTGGTCCTGACCAACCACCACGTAGCAAGCGACACGCTGCATAAGCTGAGCAGCCCTGAACGAAATTTGATTGACGACGGATTCCTCGCCAAGACCAATGAAGAGGAGTTGGCAGCACCTGACCTGGAACTCAACCAACTCGTCTCGATTGAGGACGTAACTGGTCGCGTTAACGAGGCGGTGGACGATGATGCGAGTACCGAGGACGCAGCCGCGGAACGTCGCGCTATCATCGCTCGAATTGAAAAAGAATCGCTCGATCAGACCGGCCTTCGATCGGATGTGATCACGTTGTTCGGTGGAGCTCAATATCATCTGTACCGCTACAAGAAATACACGGACGTCCGTTTGGTTTGGGCTCCTGAAACAGCGGCTGCGTTCTTTGGCGGAGACGCTGATAACTTCGAGTACCCTCGCTACAACCTAGACGCGACCATCATGCGAGTTTACGAAGACGGTAAACCTGCAAAGCTTGAGCACTTTTTGAAGTGGTCGGAAGTACCGCTTAGCGAAGACGAACTTGTATTTGTAAGCGGTAACCCCGGTCGCACGCAGCGGATTTATACGGTTGAGGCACTGAAGTTTTTGCGCGACGATCGTATCCCCTACGTGCTGGACTTCCTTCGTCGCAAAGAAATCTTGATGCAGCAATTCGGGCTTGAAGGAACCGAGCAAGCCCGCCGTGCTCGCGATGAGCTGTTCGGAATCCAGAACGCTCGTAAGGCCTACACTGGCATGTTAGGCGGGTTGCAAAACCCACAGACGATCGCCACAAAATCTACCCAGCAAGCAGAGTTGTTGCGGATGATCAACAACGATGCTTCCTTGAAGCCGTTGGCCAAAGCTTGGGACGAGATCGCATCGCTGCAGGCCGAAAAGCGAGACATGCTTCGCCGCGGGGTTACTCTGCGAAGCACGCTGTTTAGTTATGCTCTCGAAATTGTCTTGCTGGCAGCCGAAGATCAAAAGCCGGACGAAAAGAGGCTGCGTGGTTACACCGACGCAGCTCGAGAATCGTTGCTGCAAGAACTGTACAGCACCGCGCCAGTCTACACGGATTTGGAACAGGTCAAGCTTGCCGATGAACTTTCGCTGCTGATCGAAAACCGAGGTGCTGAAGATGAACTAGTCTTGAAGGTGCTTGATGGTAAAGGCCCACGCGAACGTGCGGCTGAGTTGATCGCTGGCACGTCATTGGTGGATGTAGACGCTAGGAAATCACTCGTCGAAGGCGGATCGGATGCCGTCGACGCGAGCGATGATGCGATGATCGAACTCGCCAAGACGTTAGAGGCCGAGTATCGCAGCGTTCGAGAAACGAATGAGCAGATCGAAGAACGCGAACGACAAGCGTATGCAAAAATCACCGAGGCGGTCACCAAGATCAAGGGAACCGGTGGCTACCCAGATGCTACCTTCACGTTGCGTTTGGCGTTCGGGACGGTGAAGGGGTACAGCGAGGACGGAGAATTCATTGCACCGTTCACTAACTTTGCCGGAGCGTATCAACACGCAAATGATCACGCGGGACAAGACGATTTCGATTTGCCTGAATCATGGATGGAACACGAAGCCGACGTTGATGGAGATGTTCAACTGAACTTTGTCTGCACGGCTGACATTATCGGTGGGAACAGTGGTTCGCCGGTCGTAAATCGTGCTGGCGAGTTGGTCGGACTCATCTTCGATGGAAATATCCAAAGCCTGACCAGCGACTATATCTATTCTGATGAACAGGGCCGTGCCGTTAGCGTTTCCGGTGTAGGAATTCTCGAAGCCCTGCGTTCGATTTATGACGCGAAAGCACTCGCCGCTCAGATCGGAAAGTAA
- a CDS encoding YebC/PmpR family DNA-binding transcriptional regulator → MGRSFEVRKVSMAKTAAQKTKVYSKYGKQLYVLAKNSGADPDSNSSLRSLIEKAKRDQVPAHVIEKALEKASGVGGEDYFPARYEGFGPGGCSVIIDCLTDNNNRTITDVRNCFTKTGSKFGAPGSVAHSFDHFAILSFKGDNDEQVLEAMLEAEVDVTDVESENGQITIFAPATEHHKAKQALLEAFPDVQLDADEISFVPQMNAEIPADEVPMFEKFMSMLNDCDDVQDIYHNGILPS, encoded by the coding sequence ATGGGTAGAAGCTTTGAAGTTCGTAAAGTGTCGATGGCGAAGACTGCCGCGCAGAAAACGAAGGTGTATTCAAAGTACGGCAAGCAGCTCTATGTCCTGGCGAAGAACTCGGGTGCGGACCCAGACAGTAACTCTTCGCTTCGCTCGTTGATCGAAAAGGCAAAGCGTGATCAGGTGCCCGCTCACGTGATTGAAAAGGCGCTTGAGAAGGCCAGCGGCGTGGGTGGGGAAGACTACTTTCCAGCTCGCTACGAAGGGTTCGGCCCAGGGGGTTGTAGCGTGATCATCGACTGCTTGACCGACAATAACAATCGCACGATCACGGATGTTCGCAATTGTTTCACTAAGACAGGCTCCAAGTTTGGAGCACCGGGTTCGGTGGCGCACAGTTTCGACCACTTTGCGATCCTGTCGTTCAAAGGCGACAACGATGAACAGGTGCTCGAAGCGATGCTGGAAGCGGAAGTCGACGTCACCGACGTTGAGTCCGAAAACGGTCAGATCACCATCTTTGCACCTGCGACTGAGCACCATAAAGCGAAACAAGCTTTGCTCGAAGCGTTTCCCGATGTGCAACTCGACGCCGATGAAATTTCCTTTGTTCCGCAAATGAATGCCGAGATTCCTGCGGACGAAGTTCCCATGTTCGAGAAGTTCATGAGCATGCTGAACGATTGTGATGATGTCCAAGACATCTACCACAACGGGATCTTGCCTAGCTAA
- a CDS encoding sulfatase, with translation MIRFLTLVLVAFAFVLPRSACKAEIASTQRPNVLLICVDDLRPELACYGASHIDSPNIDRLASQGRLFQRHYVQAPTCGASRYALLTGTYGPAGNEALFSRAKQLSQSPDSVNPSMPAWFRDHGYTTVSVGKVSHHPGGRGGQLWNDDSILEMPHSWDRHLLPAGPWKHPMGWMHGLADGEIRKSAGEMDVYQSADGDDETYPDGISVNESLRQLDLLASDGDQPFFLAVGILRPHLPFGAPAKYMRPYVDRVFPPTPHPAKPEGKTTWHGSGEFMKYNRWGQDPNTDASFAMKVRKHYAACVTYADAQVGRVLDKLESTGASDNTVVVLWGDHGWHLGEHAIWGKHSLFEESLRSPLIIRSSNVHRPGVPADAVVETIDLFPTLCELVGIDAPDYAEGISLQASLRNPSAQGHVAVSYHHKASTIRTDRYRLVVHQDGFHELYDHEHPAKETINVATANPKLVTELSELLGDRLEKSR, from the coding sequence TTGTTTTGCCTCGTTCGGCATGTAAAGCGGAAATCGCGTCCACGCAACGCCCGAATGTGTTGTTGATTTGCGTCGACGACTTGCGCCCGGAACTCGCATGCTACGGTGCCTCACACATCGATTCGCCCAACATCGATCGGTTGGCATCGCAGGGGCGATTGTTTCAGCGTCACTATGTTCAGGCACCCACGTGTGGTGCTTCTCGTTATGCGTTGCTGACGGGAACGTATGGCCCGGCGGGAAATGAAGCTCTGTTCTCGCGAGCCAAGCAATTGTCGCAGTCGCCGGATTCGGTCAACCCAAGCATGCCAGCTTGGTTTCGCGACCACGGCTACACGACGGTGTCAGTGGGCAAGGTTTCGCACCACCCCGGCGGACGAGGTGGTCAGTTGTGGAACGACGATTCGATTCTTGAGATGCCTCATTCTTGGGATCGTCACTTGCTTCCCGCTGGTCCTTGGAAACATCCCATGGGTTGGATGCATGGCTTGGCCGATGGCGAAATTCGTAAGAGCGCCGGTGAAATGGATGTGTATCAATCTGCCGATGGTGATGACGAAACTTATCCCGATGGAATTTCGGTGAACGAATCGCTTCGGCAGCTCGATCTACTCGCGTCGGACGGCGATCAACCATTCTTTCTGGCGGTTGGAATTCTGCGACCTCATCTGCCTTTTGGAGCACCCGCGAAATACATGCGACCCTATGTCGACCGCGTTTTTCCGCCCACACCACACCCGGCGAAGCCGGAAGGCAAGACGACTTGGCACGGCTCGGGTGAGTTCATGAAGTACAACCGATGGGGTCAGGATCCCAACACTGATGCGTCGTTCGCGATGAAGGTGCGTAAACACTACGCGGCGTGCGTGACCTATGCCGACGCTCAGGTGGGCCGCGTGCTCGATAAGCTGGAATCGACTGGGGCTTCCGACAACACCGTTGTGGTTTTGTGGGGTGATCACGGGTGGCACCTCGGTGAGCATGCAATCTGGGGCAAGCATTCACTCTTCGAAGAGTCGCTGCGGTCGCCATTGATCATCCGATCGTCGAATGTTCATCGTCCCGGGGTTCCCGCCGATGCGGTCGTGGAGACCATTGACCTGTTTCCGACGCTATGCGAACTCGTTGGGATTGATGCCCCGGATTATGCCGAAGGAATTTCGCTTCAAGCAAGCCTGAGGAACCCCAGCGCGCAAGGGCATGTGGCGGTTTCATATCATCACAAGGCAAGCACGATTCGTACCGATCGCTACCGACTAGTCGTCCACCAAGATGGGTTCCACGAGTTGTACGATCACGAGCATCCGGCGAAGGAAACGATCAACGTGGCGACTGCAAATCCCAAGCTGGTGACGGAGTTGAGCGAATTGCTTGGTGACAGGTTAGAAAAAAGTCGCTAA